CAGAAACATATAAAACTGGATTATTATTACCGGAAATATAAGATGCAATTTGTAAAAGCAGGGTGGATTTACCAATCCCGGGATCACCAAAAAGAAGTATACTAGACCCATCAACTATACCACCGCCTAAAATTTGATCTAACTCTACAAATCCAGTAACAATTCTATTTTTTACATCATCAAACTTGATTTCAGACAATAATTGTGCTTTTTCTATACTTTCATTTATCCAGGGCTGCTTTAATGTAGTTTTTGAGGTATTTATATTACGTAAAATCAAGGAATTCCATGTACCACAATGGTAACATTCACCTTGCCATTTAGGGAAAGTCGCCTCACAGTTACCACACACATATTCTGTTCTTTGTGACTTTCTAGAAACCATAACAATCAGTAAATATTAAACTTTTGATAAGATTGATATCTATGTTTCAATTTTAGCTACAGAACTTATTACTGTTAAAACTATATCGTCATCTTCTACGTCAGCTTTAATCGTATCCCCTGGACCAAACTTACCAGATAGAAATTCTTCTGAAAGTTTATCTTCTATACGATCTTGAATTTCTCGCCTTAAAGGTCTAGCACCAAAAATAGGATCAAAGCCTTTATCTGCTAATAATTCTTTAGCTGATGAAGAAAATTCAATAGATATACCTTTATTTAATAATTGTTGGGAAACTTCTGATAACATTAATTCAACAATATTTATAATATGTTCTTTTGATAAAGGATGAAATACTACTGTTCCATCTAAACGATTTAAAAATTCAGGTCGGAAGAAATTCTTAACCTCGTCCATCACCTTATCTTTCATTCGAGAATACTTCTGATCGACAGTATTTCCTTCTTCAGATTTTAAATTAAAACCCATAAATCTTTCTTGGCGAATCAAATCTGAACCAATATTACTAGTCATTACAATAATAGTATTTCTAAAATCTACTTTACGTCCTTTGGCATCAGTTAAATGCCCATCATCAAATATTTGAAGTAAAATATTAAAAACATCTGGATGTGCTTTTTCAATCTCATCTAAAAGTATTGCAGAATAACTTTTACGCCTGACTATTTCTGTTAATTGGCCACCTTCTTCGTAACCTACATACCCTGGAGGTGCACCGACTAAACGAGCAACTGCATGTCGTTCCATAAATTCCGACATATCAAGCCTTACAACACTGTCTTCACTTCCAAACATAAATTCTGACAATGCTCTGACCAAATATGTTTTACCTACACCTGTAGGGCCTAAGAAAAGAAAATTCCCTATTGGTCTTTTGGGATCCTTAAATCCTGCTCTTGCCCTTCTTACTGCTTTAGATACTTGTTCTACAGCCTCATCTTGACCTATAACTTTATCATGTAAAACTGTCTCCATCTGTAGGAGTTTTTCTAACTCTTCTGTGGCAAGTCTAGTAACAGGAATACCTGTCCACATACTCGTTACCTCTGCAACATCTTCTGAAGTAACAACAGGCAAGTCACTTTCTTCATCAACAAGTATGTCTGAGTTATCAGGCAAATCTGATGAAAAATTATCAATCTTATCTCTTAATGATTGCTCTCTTTCATGAAGCTCTGCAGCATATTCATACTGTTGTTGTGCTAAAGCTTCATCTTTATCTCTTCTAACTTTATCTAACACAGTACCTACCTCTTTCACTGAAAGCGGCATTGTTGTTTGTCTAATTTTGACTTTGCTAGCAGCCTCGTCAATTAGATCGATAGCTTTATCAGGCATGAATCTGTCCGATATATAACGAGATGCTAATTCCACAGCTGTTACAAGTGCTTCATTAGATATTATTAACCCATGGTGTTCCTCATATTTTGGTTTAATACCTTTCAAAATTTCAATAGAATCTTCTTCTGAAGGTTCTAACACTTGAACTGTTTGAAAACGTCTTTCAAGCGCAGGATCTCTTTCAACATACTTACGATAATCATCTACGGTAGTAGCACCAATACACTGTAACTCACCTCTTGCTAAGGAAGGTTTTAATATATTAGCAGCATCAACAGCACCTTCAGCAGCTCCTGCACCAACCATAGTATGCATTTCATCAATAAATAAAATACAATTCCCAGACGATTTTAATTCTTCTATTACTTTTTTTAATCTTTCTTCGAATTCACCACGATACTTTGTTCCTGCAACTAGTATTCCCATATCGAGTGCAACTAACCGTTTGTTTGACAAACCTTGAGGCACGTCATCAGAAAGTATTTTTTGCGCTAGTGCTTCAACAATTGCAGTTTTACCAACTCCTGGTTCACCAATTAGCACAGGATTATTCTTTGTTCGCCTGCTAAGTATTTGTATAACTCTATCTATTTCTTGACTTCTTCCAACCACTGGGTCAAGTTTCTCGTCTCTTGCCAATTTAGTTAAATCAAT
The SAR202 cluster bacterium genome window above contains:
- a CDS encoding ATP-dependent Clp protease ATP-binding subunit codes for the protein MSSRFEKFSEKARKVLSLAQEEAQRFNHNYIGTEHILLGLVKESDGAAARILISLSLELNKVRSAVEFIIGRGERRPSPGEIGLTPRAKKVIELAVDEARRLNQQFIGTEHLLIGIMREGEGVASGVLESLGINLDKIRSEATRISTQTGYTPTSSTSKTPSKTPTLDQLGIDLTKLARDEKLDPVVGRSQEIDRVIQILSRRTKNNPVLIGEPGVGKTAIVEALAQKILSDDVPQGLSNKRLVALDMGILVAGTKYRGEFEERLKKVIEELKSSGNCILFIDEMHTMVGAGAAEGAVDAANILKPSLARGELQCIGATTVDDYRKYVERDPALERRFQTVQVLEPSEEDSIEILKGIKPKYEEHHGLIISNEALVTAVELASRYISDRFMPDKAIDLIDEAASKVKIRQTTMPLSVKEVGTVLDKVRRDKDEALAQQQYEYAAELHEREQSLRDKIDNFSSDLPDNSDILVDEESDLPVVTSEDVAEVTSMWTGIPVTRLATEELEKLLQMETVLHDKVIGQDEAVEQVSKAVRRARAGFKDPKRPIGNFLFLGPTGVGKTYLVRALSEFMFGSEDSVVRLDMSEFMERHAVARLVGAPPGYVGYEEGGQLTEIVRRKSYSAILLDEIEKAHPDVFNILLQIFDDGHLTDAKGRKVDFRNTIIVMTSNIGSDLIRQERFMGFNLKSEEGNTVDQKYSRMKDKVMDEVKNFFRPEFLNRLDGTVVFHPLSKEHIINIVELMLSEVSQQLLNKGISIEFSSSAKELLADKGFDPIFGARPLRREIQDRIEDKLSEEFLSGKFGPGDTIKADVEDDDIVLTVISSVAKIET